One window from the genome of Streptomyces sp. NBC_01476 encodes:
- a CDS encoding LysM peptidoglycan-binding domain-containing protein — protein MIELSNKRQSGPAGHSAPDDRTTASPCAGAPAGVRSRGVRAAAAVAALGAAALLPLLAPSAQAATTLHRTAAPPARAAAVLPVTAGIGRPQGFVPRVLARQHSVWDDIALCESSGNWHVNTGNGYYGGLQFWQTTWEEFGGLKYAGRADLATPDQQIAVAEAVLRVQGWGAWPVCSRGLGLSGFQHLVHTVQSGETLSGIADDYGVPGGWSRLYELNKALIGADPDRLIAGVVLTVS, from the coding sequence ATGATCGAACTGTCGAACAAACGCCAGAGCGGCCCCGCCGGTCACAGTGCGCCGGACGACCGTACGACCGCCAGCCCCTGCGCAGGTGCCCCGGCCGGTGTCCGCAGCCGCGGAGTCCGGGCCGCGGCAGCCGTCGCGGCACTCGGCGCCGCAGCCCTGCTGCCGCTCCTTGCGCCCTCCGCGCAGGCCGCCACCACCCTCCACCGGACAGCCGCGCCACCGGCTCGCGCCGCCGCGGTGCTCCCGGTCACGGCGGGAATCGGCCGCCCGCAGGGGTTCGTCCCGCGGGTGCTCGCCCGTCAGCACTCGGTGTGGGACGACATCGCCCTGTGCGAGAGCAGCGGCAACTGGCATGTGAACACCGGCAACGGCTACTACGGAGGGCTGCAGTTCTGGCAGACCACCTGGGAGGAGTTCGGCGGTCTGAAGTACGCCGGCCGCGCCGACCTCGCCACCCCCGACCAGCAGATCGCGGTCGCCGAGGCGGTGCTGCGGGTGCAGGGCTGGGGAGCGTGGCCGGTCTGCTCCCGCGGACTGGGCCTGAGCGGCTTCCAGCACCTCGTGCACACCGTGCAGAGCGGCGAGACGCTCTCCGGCATCGCCGACGACTACGGCGTCCCTGGTGGCTGGTCACGCCTGTACGAGCTGAACAAGGCACTGATCGGCGCGGACCCGGACCGGCTGATCGCCGGAGTCGTCCTCACCGTCTCCTGA
- a CDS encoding glycosyltransferase family 4 protein: protein MRIAFLLNNAYGIGGTIRTVCTLAGRLAGPHQVEVVSVFRDRDEPHFTYHPQIRLRYLADLRPDSPAGVRDDPRRQRPSAIFPASDRRHAMYSALTDGLIGDCLTSLDTDVVIGTRPGLNVHLARQAPRRLVRVAQEHLTLDTHSTRLVLALRRSYPGLDAVTTTTRADAAVYRRRMPGTRVVAIPNGVPAVTTPPSDCTAPVVVAAGRLTEAKRYDDLIRAFAGVRAARPDWTLRLYGSGERRASLAALITELGLGDHVTLMGAVADLEPELAKASLLAVTSTTESFGMTVVEGMRAGLPVVSTDCPLGPREIIRHGVTGLLVPPRDTAAITAALLTLIEDDDRRRRMGQAALTAAGAYDPALIAERHLRLFRALLAERARPGHRARAGLYAGAGRGLGAVLSAADTAGAAVRNVRRHIA from the coding sequence ATGCGTATCGCCTTCTTGCTGAACAACGCCTACGGCATCGGCGGCACCATCCGCACCGTCTGCACCCTCGCCGGCCGGCTCGCCGGCCCGCACCAGGTGGAGGTGGTCTCGGTCTTCCGGGACCGTGACGAACCGCACTTCACCTACCACCCGCAGATCCGGCTGAGGTATCTCGCCGACCTGCGGCCGGACAGCCCGGCCGGTGTCCGCGACGACCCGCGGCGGCAGCGGCCCTCCGCGATCTTCCCGGCCTCCGACCGCCGGCACGCGATGTACAGCGCGCTCACCGACGGACTCATCGGGGACTGCCTCACCTCCCTGGACACCGACGTGGTGATCGGCACCCGGCCCGGCCTCAATGTGCACCTCGCCCGGCAGGCCCCGCGCCGCCTGGTCCGGGTCGCCCAGGAGCATCTGACGCTCGACACCCACTCCACCCGGCTGGTGCTCGCGCTGCGCCGCAGCTACCCGGGCCTGGACGCGGTCACCACCACCACCCGCGCCGACGCCGCGGTCTACCGCCGCAGGATGCCCGGCACCCGGGTCGTCGCGATCCCCAACGGGGTGCCGGCCGTGACCACCCCGCCCTCCGACTGCACCGCGCCCGTGGTGGTCGCCGCGGGCCGGCTCACCGAGGCCAAGCGCTACGACGACCTGATCCGCGCCTTCGCCGGTGTCCGTGCCGCCCGCCCCGACTGGACGCTGCGGCTCTACGGCAGCGGTGAGCGGCGGGCGAGTCTGGCCGCGCTGATCACCGAGCTCGGTCTCGGCGACCACGTCACCTTGATGGGTGCGGTCGCCGACCTGGAACCCGAACTCGCCAAGGCGTCCCTGCTCGCGGTCACCTCCACCACCGAGTCCTTCGGCATGACCGTCGTCGAGGGCATGCGGGCCGGCCTCCCGGTGGTCTCCACGGACTGCCCGCTGGGTCCACGCGAGATCATCCGGCACGGGGTGACCGGTCTGCTGGTGCCGCCGCGCGACACCGCGGCCATCACCGCCGCGCTGCTGACCCTGATCGAGGACGACGACCGCCGGCGGCGGATGGGGCAGGCGGCGCTGACCGCCGCCGGGGCCTACGACCCGGCGCTGATCGCCGAGCGCCATCTGCGGCTCTTCCGCGCACTGCTCGCCGAGCGGGCCAGGCCCGGCCACCGGGCCAGAGCCGGGCTGTACGCCGGAGCAGGGCGCGGGCTCGGCGCGGTGCTCTCGGCGGCGGACACCGCCGGGGCGGCGGTGCGCAACGTCAGGCGCCACATCGCCTGA
- a CDS encoding proteinase inhibitor I78 — translation MEPRGNFSASNPHDDLDAYPGLEEEVAVARAREHGWTTVRTLPTDGVVTMEYQAGRLNFTVDHGRVRRCWLG, via the coding sequence ATGGAGCCGCGAGGGAACTTCTCCGCCAGTAATCCGCACGACGACCTGGACGCCTATCCCGGCCTTGAGGAAGAGGTGGCCGTGGCGCGGGCCCGTGAGCACGGCTGGACCACGGTCCGCACGCTGCCGACCGACGGCGTGGTGACGATGGAGTACCAGGCCGGACGGCTGAACTTCACCGTGGACCACGGCCGGGTGCGGCGCTGCTGGCTCGGCTGA